One Triticum dicoccoides isolate Atlit2015 ecotype Zavitan chromosome 5B, WEW_v2.0, whole genome shotgun sequence genomic window carries:
- the LOC119311702 gene encoding IQ domain-containing protein IQM6-like, with the protein MGVMFSCPADDYDPMEEGALAPADGGEPTVLRALGSGKLLIQGSLSFKREQQLDDSPGSLQLETEISIRTAGDIAGAEDEAEAPPPLAPRELARLRAGAESPRHDAAALRLQKVYKSFRTRRQLADCAVLVEQSWWKLLDFALLNRSSVSFFDIEKQETAVSKWSRARSRAAKIDPRHRYGHNLHYYYDCWLHSESKQPFFYWLDVGEGKEINLEGKCSRSKLLSQCIKYLGPKEREDYEVVIEDSKFLYKKSRQIIDTSFGPRDAKWIFVLSTAKTLYVGQKKKGKFQHSSFLAGGATSAAGRLVAENGTLKAIWPHSGHYRPTEENFQEFKSFLNDNLVDLTDVKMSPAEEDEEFWGSLKRIASENDKSEDGPAAPEETGSLQTAQVVQTTSTETEKREEPVVAREKILQRINSKKDMKSYQLGKQLSFKWTTGAGPRIGCVRDYPSELQAHALEQMNLSPRCAAGPACTRFASPLRRSFNSIVTVTRGCENETSTPRGAFRSPLQHGLVADER; encoded by the exons ATGGGGGTCATGTTCTCCTGCCCCGCCGATGACTATGACCCGATGGAGGAAGGCGCCCTCGCGCCGGCGGACGGCGGGGAGCCGACGGTCCTCAGGGCCTTGGGCTCCGGGAAGCTGCTCATACAGGGGTCGCTCAGCTTCAAGAGGGAGCAGCAGCTGGACGACAGCCCGGGCTCTCTCCAGCTGGAGACCGAGATCTCCATCAGGACAGCCGGCGACATtgccggcgccgaggacgaggcCGAGGCGCCGCCGCCGCTTGCGCCGCGGGAGCTCGCCAGGCTGAGGGCGGGGGCGGAGAGCCCGAGGCACGATGCTGCGGCGCTCAGGCTGCAGAAGGTGTACAAGAGCTTCCGCACGCGGCGGCAGCTCGCCGACTGCGCCGTGCTGGTGGAGCAGAGCTGGTGGAAGCTGCTGGACTTCGCGCTCCTCAACCGCAGCTCCGTCTCCTTCTTCGACATCGAGAAGCAGGAGACGGCCGTGTCCAAATGGTCCAGGGCCAGATCCCGAGCTGCCAAG ATTGACCCGCGCCACCGCTACGGCCACAACCTGCACTACTACTATGATTGCTGGCTCCACAGCGAAAGCAAGCAGCCTTTCTTCTACTG GCTTGATGTTGGAGAAGGCAAAGAGATCAATCTTGAAGGCAAGTGCTCCCGGTCCAAGCTTCTGAGCCAGTGCATCAAGTACCTCGGCCCG AAGGAAAGAGAGGACTATGAGGTTGTAATTGAGGACAGCAAGTTCTTGTACAAGAAGAGCCGGCAAATAATCGACACGTCCTTCGGTCCGAGAGATGCAAAGTGGATCTTTGTTCTTAGCACAGCTAAGACCTTGTATGTTGGTCAG AAGAAGAAAGGTAAATTTCAGCATTCTAGCTTTCTTGCTGGGGGAGCTACTTCGGCTGCTGGGAGACTGGTTGCTGAAAATGGAACCCTCAAG GCTATTTGGCCTCACAGTGGTCACTACCGCCCTACAGAGGAGAACTTCCAGGAGTTCAAAAGCTTCCTCAATGACAACTTGGTTGATCTCACTGACGTGAAG ATGAGCccagcagaggaggacgaggaatTCTGGGGCAGCCTCAAGAGGATCGCTTCGGAGAACGACAAATCTGAAGATGGCCCTGCTGCACCTGAAGAAACCGGCTCTCTTCAGACAGCTCAGGTCGTTCAAACGACATCTACAGAGACAGAAAAACGCGAGGAACCGGTGGTGGCGCGCGAGAAGATCCTTCAGAGGATCAACTCCAAGAAGGACATGAAATCGTACCAGCTCGGCAAGCAGTTGTCCTTCAAGTGGACGACCGGGGCAGGCCCTCGGATCGGGTGCGTGCGCGACTACCCTTCGGAGCTCCAGGCGCACGCGCTGGAGCAGATGAACCTGTCGCCGCGGTGCGCCGCCGGGCCTGCGTGCACCCGGTTCGCCTCGCCGCTGAGGCGAAGCTTCAACAGCATCGTGACTGTGACAAGGGGGTGTGAGAATGAGACGTCCACGCCGAGGGGAGCGTTTCGGTCGCCTCTGCAGCATGGACTGGTTGCAGATGAGAGGTGA